From the Clavibacter phaseoli genome, one window contains:
- a CDS encoding carbohydrate ABC transporter permease gives MIPVAVRPGGRPPAPSRAGVGTRGIRRTWPYYVAIAPFFVLFAIFGLFPALYSLVLSFQDWNGLGTAKWVGLANFQALAADGTFWLSIRNTLVIFALSTFPMMAIAVVVAAMLNSAKRLSTFYKISYFVPNVTSVVAMAVLFGSIFGDSFGLVNAGLRAIGLDGVAWLSTPWAIQVTIAILITYQWTGYNAIIFLAGMQAIGTEVYEAAKLDGAGAIRTFWSVTLPLLRPTILFVLVVSTITGLQSFTEAQVLTASSSTTNPNSGGAGQAGLTTVLYFYQQAFNYNRFGYGAAIAWGVFLLVVIFSIISFRLGAEKKERPVRAPGRRKGQRA, from the coding sequence GTGATCCCCGTCGCCGTCCGCCCGGGAGGGCGCCCGCCCGCGCCCTCCCGGGCGGGCGTGGGCACGCGGGGGATCCGCCGCACGTGGCCGTACTACGTCGCCATCGCGCCGTTCTTCGTGCTGTTCGCGATCTTCGGCCTGTTCCCGGCGCTGTACTCGCTCGTGCTCTCGTTCCAGGACTGGAACGGGCTCGGCACGGCGAAGTGGGTGGGGCTGGCGAACTTCCAGGCCCTCGCGGCCGACGGCACGTTCTGGCTGTCGATCAGGAACACGCTCGTCATCTTCGCGCTGTCGACGTTCCCGATGATGGCGATCGCCGTGGTCGTCGCGGCCATGCTCAACTCGGCGAAGCGGCTCAGCACCTTCTACAAGATCAGCTACTTCGTGCCGAACGTCACGAGCGTGGTCGCGATGGCGGTGCTGTTCGGATCCATCTTCGGCGACAGCTTCGGCCTCGTGAACGCGGGCCTCCGCGCGATCGGCCTCGACGGGGTGGCATGGCTCTCGACGCCGTGGGCCATCCAGGTGACGATCGCGATCCTCATCACGTACCAGTGGACCGGCTACAACGCGATCATCTTCCTCGCGGGCATGCAGGCCATCGGCACCGAGGTCTACGAGGCCGCCAAGCTCGACGGCGCCGGCGCGATCCGCACCTTCTGGTCGGTGACGCTGCCGCTGCTGCGCCCCACGATCCTCTTCGTGCTCGTGGTCTCGACCATCACGGGCCTGCAGAGCTTCACCGAGGCGCAGGTGCTCACGGCCTCCTCCAGCACGACCAACCCGAACTCGGGCGGCGCGGGCCAGGCCGGCCTCACGACCGTCCTGTACTTCTACCAGCAGGCCTTCAACTACAACCGCTTCGGCTACGGCGCCGCCATCGCGTGGGGCGTGTTCCTGCTCGTGGTGATCTTCTCCATCATCAGCTTCCGCCTGGGCGCGGAGAAGAAGGAGAGGCCCGTGCGGGCGCCCGGCCGGAGGAAGGGGCAGCGCGCATGA
- a CDS encoding extracellular solute-binding protein yields MSLLPTRRSRARRIVVGVATLALLAPALASCSSSSGSSAGGQLDLWIWPDGLSQTVLDKVPDEVPGTTLNVSTIGGDFKQKLVTTFTGRSGLPSVTGVKGEDMPYFLSEDGLFENLDDLGAKDVTDQYPAWKLKEATTKDGQLIGLPIDIGPTALYYRADVFQKAGLPSEPADVAAATATWDDYFAFGKKLKAATGGSIFVDASDVFTKSLGQGTTRFVDEDGNFTGDSSTVKAAWDRAVLAYQDGLTANVTDGSPDWASAITNGSLPALLGASWYQADLKSATADTSGDWRVAPMPGGPANIGGSFLSIPAGTKDPQAAFAVIKDVLSEDNQVTAYADKGIFPSATAAYDSPELQEGDDFFGGQSTVGIFADAAAKMPTAYTSPYDSQVQAAFVTELQNVTSLGKDPAQAWTDAVAAGEAALKTAKQ; encoded by the coding sequence ATGTCCCTCCTCCCCACCCGCCGCTCCCGCGCCCGGCGCATCGTCGTCGGCGTCGCGACCCTCGCGCTCCTCGCGCCGGCCCTCGCCTCCTGCTCGTCATCGTCGGGATCCTCGGCGGGCGGCCAGCTCGACCTGTGGATCTGGCCGGACGGCCTCAGCCAGACGGTGCTCGACAAGGTGCCGGACGAGGTCCCGGGCACGACGCTCAACGTCTCCACCATCGGCGGCGACTTCAAGCAGAAGCTCGTCACCACCTTCACCGGCCGCTCGGGCCTGCCGTCCGTCACGGGCGTCAAGGGCGAGGACATGCCCTACTTCCTCAGCGAGGACGGGCTCTTCGAGAACCTGGACGACCTGGGCGCGAAGGACGTCACCGACCAGTACCCGGCGTGGAAGCTGAAGGAGGCGACCACGAAGGACGGCCAGCTCATCGGCCTCCCCATCGACATCGGCCCCACCGCCCTCTACTACCGGGCGGACGTCTTCCAGAAGGCCGGCCTGCCGAGCGAGCCCGCCGACGTCGCCGCCGCGACCGCCACGTGGGACGACTACTTCGCGTTCGGGAAGAAGCTCAAGGCGGCCACCGGCGGGTCGATCTTCGTGGACGCGTCCGACGTCTTCACCAAGTCGCTCGGCCAGGGCACCACCCGCTTCGTCGACGAGGACGGGAACTTCACCGGCGACAGCTCCACCGTCAAGGCCGCGTGGGACCGCGCCGTGCTCGCGTACCAGGACGGCCTCACCGCGAACGTCACCGACGGCAGCCCGGACTGGGCCTCTGCCATCACCAACGGATCCCTCCCCGCGCTCCTCGGCGCCTCCTGGTACCAGGCCGACCTCAAGAGCGCGACCGCCGACACCTCCGGCGACTGGCGCGTGGCGCCCATGCCCGGCGGCCCGGCCAACATCGGCGGCTCGTTCCTCTCCATCCCGGCCGGCACCAAGGACCCGCAGGCGGCGTTCGCGGTGATCAAGGACGTGCTGAGCGAGGACAACCAGGTCACCGCCTACGCCGACAAGGGCATCTTCCCGTCGGCCACCGCCGCCTACGACTCCCCGGAGCTGCAGGAGGGCGACGACTTCTTCGGCGGCCAGTCGACCGTCGGGATCTTCGCCGACGCCGCCGCGAAGATGCCGACCGCCTACACGAGCCCCTACGACAGCCAGGTGCAGGCCGCGTTCGTCACCGAGCTGCAGAACGTGACGTCGCTCGGCAAGGACCCCGCCCAGGCCTGGACCGACGCCGTCGCCGCCGGCGAGGCCGCCCTGAAGACCGCGAAGCAGTGA
- a CDS encoding carbohydrate kinase family protein: MPAAAHPEQVPAGLLVVGQLFADVVFGELPGGPRPGHEIWTSSFGHGPGGIANFAVAGARLGVPTAIAAAVGTDPFSLLVRAALAAEGVSLDRLVTLDDWALPVTASLGYDDDRALVTGGVPCPLGSDALVPGDVPAAAAALVHLDPHRSAWIGRAAAAGTDVYADVGWDPSERWDPAILDQLDECHAFLPNELEASAYTGTDSAVQAARALAARVPLSVVTSGSRGVVAVDAARGEEVVRPPLAVRAIDATGAGDVFGASLAASARAPWTLTQRVDFACLVAGITVTRPGGASGAPRLDELVPWLRAHPEAAEPGRYDYLADAIDHPDGARLLA; the protein is encoded by the coding sequence GTGCCCGCAGCCGCGCACCCCGAGCAGGTCCCCGCCGGGCTGCTCGTCGTGGGTCAGCTCTTCGCGGACGTCGTGTTCGGCGAGCTGCCGGGCGGACCGCGGCCGGGCCACGAGATCTGGACGTCGTCCTTCGGGCACGGCCCGGGCGGCATCGCGAACTTCGCGGTCGCCGGCGCGCGCCTCGGGGTGCCGACCGCCATCGCCGCGGCCGTGGGCACGGATCCGTTCTCCCTCCTGGTGCGCGCCGCGCTCGCCGCCGAGGGCGTGTCGCTCGACCGCCTCGTGACCCTCGACGACTGGGCGCTGCCCGTCACGGCGTCCCTCGGCTACGACGACGACCGCGCGCTCGTCACGGGCGGCGTGCCCTGCCCGCTCGGCTCCGACGCGCTCGTCCCGGGCGACGTGCCCGCGGCCGCCGCGGCGCTCGTGCACCTGGATCCGCACCGCAGCGCATGGATCGGCCGCGCGGCCGCCGCGGGCACCGACGTCTACGCGGACGTCGGCTGGGACCCGTCCGAGCGCTGGGATCCCGCGATCCTCGACCAGCTCGACGAGTGCCACGCCTTCCTCCCCAACGAGCTCGAGGCCTCCGCCTACACGGGCACGGACTCGGCCGTGCAGGCCGCCCGGGCGCTCGCCGCCCGGGTGCCGCTCAGCGTCGTGACGTCCGGATCCCGCGGCGTCGTCGCCGTCGACGCGGCCCGCGGCGAGGAGGTCGTGCGGCCGCCGCTCGCGGTGCGCGCCATCGACGCGACCGGCGCGGGCGACGTGTTCGGCGCGTCGCTCGCCGCCTCCGCCCGGGCGCCGTGGACGCTCACCCAGCGCGTCGACTTCGCCTGCCTCGTCGCGGGGATCACGGTCACGCGCCCCGGCGGCGCGTCCGGCGCCCCGCGGCTCGACGAGCTCGTCCCCTGGCTGCGCGCGCACCCCGAGGCCGCCGAGCCCGGCCGCTACGACTACCTCGCCGACGCCATCGACCATCCCGACGGCGCCCGCCTCCTCGCCTGA
- a CDS encoding DeoR/GlpR family DNA-binding transcription regulator → MRDAREFVILDRLRATRSATVAELAEAAGTSDATIRRDLARLDEQGALRRTHGGAVLVEVDAPFAEVEQVNREAKERIARAAAAQIQDGQSVVLDIGTTTLHLAEQLRGRAVTLITANVAAFDVLRDDRAVRLILLPGDWDPVYRSVSGPLTAESLRMLHADHAFVGVSGIADNGDLRDTTMAQVPIKRAMAEMSDRVTVLADSSKFPGTGAGRVAPTASLTQLITEAAPHERVSQCLADKGVSVTVA, encoded by the coding sequence ATGAGAGACGCCCGAGAGTTCGTGATCCTCGACCGGTTGCGCGCCACCCGCAGCGCCACGGTCGCCGAGCTCGCCGAGGCCGCCGGCACGAGCGACGCGACCATCCGCCGCGACCTGGCCCGCCTCGACGAGCAGGGCGCGCTCCGGCGCACGCACGGCGGTGCCGTGCTGGTCGAGGTCGACGCGCCCTTCGCCGAGGTCGAGCAGGTCAACCGCGAGGCCAAGGAGCGCATCGCCCGCGCCGCGGCGGCGCAGATCCAGGACGGCCAGTCGGTCGTGCTCGACATCGGCACGACCACGCTGCACCTCGCGGAGCAGCTGCGCGGCCGGGCCGTCACGTTGATCACCGCGAACGTGGCCGCGTTCGACGTGCTGCGAGACGACCGGGCGGTGCGGCTCATCCTGCTGCCGGGCGACTGGGATCCGGTCTACCGCTCGGTGTCCGGCCCGCTCACGGCCGAGAGCCTGCGGATGCTGCACGCCGACCACGCGTTCGTGGGCGTGAGCGGCATCGCCGACAACGGCGACCTGCGCGACACGACGATGGCCCAGGTGCCCATCAAGCGCGCGATGGCCGAGATGAGCGACCGGGTCACGGTGCTCGCCGACTCCTCCAAGTTCCCGGGCACCGGCGCCGGCCGTGTCGCCCCCACCGCGTCGCTGACGCAGCTGATCACCGAGGCCGCCCCGCACGAGCGGGTGTCGCAGTGCCTCGCGGACAAGGGAGTGTCGGTGACCGTCGCATGA
- a CDS encoding 6-phospho-beta-glucosidase, with amino-acid sequence MRLTILGGGGFRVPLVYSALLRDHEAGRVDHVALYDTDEVRLTAVARVLAEQAAAYADAPVITLHTDLDEALAGAAFVFSAIRVGGMAGRSCDERLGMAHGVIGQETVGYGGISYALRTLPVVMDLAERIRVQAPDAWVINFTNPAGVVTEAMSRVLGDRVIGICDSPIGLARRVLGALGVVGDDVVIDYAGLNHLGWLRGLRVDGRDVLPDLMARPDLIGTFEEGRLFGAEWVTELGAVPNEYLHYYYFTREVRHADQLAAQTRGAFLVEQQGRFYEQLEHRHDVSALALWERTRLDRETTYMATNRQSAGMGDRDEDDLVSGGYEDVAIALMRGIAYDQSARLILNVRNRGTLAALDADAVVEVPCVVDASGAHPVKGTELPDFGVGLVTNAKYVERQTIEAGLGGSRAAAVRALAHHPLVDSVTVARSLLEDAMHAFPALSYLR; translated from the coding sequence ATGAGGCTCACGATCCTGGGCGGGGGCGGCTTCCGCGTCCCGCTCGTCTACTCGGCGCTGCTGCGCGACCACGAGGCCGGCCGCGTCGACCACGTGGCCCTCTACGACACCGACGAGGTGCGCCTGACGGCCGTCGCGCGCGTGCTCGCCGAGCAGGCCGCCGCGTACGCCGACGCCCCGGTGATCACGCTGCACACCGACCTCGACGAGGCGCTCGCGGGCGCCGCCTTCGTGTTCTCGGCGATCCGCGTGGGCGGCATGGCCGGGCGCTCGTGCGACGAGCGGCTCGGCATGGCGCACGGCGTCATCGGCCAGGAGACCGTCGGCTACGGCGGCATCTCCTACGCGCTGCGCACGCTGCCGGTCGTCATGGACCTGGCCGAGCGGATCCGCGTACAGGCCCCCGACGCCTGGGTCATCAACTTCACGAACCCCGCCGGCGTCGTGACCGAGGCCATGTCGCGCGTCCTCGGCGACCGCGTCATCGGGATCTGCGACTCCCCCATCGGCCTCGCCCGCCGCGTGCTCGGCGCGCTCGGGGTCGTGGGCGACGACGTCGTCATCGACTACGCGGGGCTCAACCACCTCGGCTGGCTGCGCGGCCTCCGCGTCGACGGCCGCGACGTGCTGCCGGACCTCATGGCCCGGCCCGACCTCATCGGCACGTTCGAGGAGGGCCGGCTCTTCGGCGCCGAGTGGGTCACCGAGCTCGGCGCCGTGCCGAACGAGTACCTGCACTACTACTACTTCACGCGCGAGGTCCGGCACGCCGACCAGCTCGCCGCGCAGACCCGCGGCGCCTTCCTCGTGGAGCAGCAGGGCCGGTTCTACGAGCAGCTCGAGCACCGGCACGACGTGTCCGCGCTCGCGCTGTGGGAGCGCACGCGCCTGGACCGGGAGACCACCTACATGGCCACCAACCGGCAGTCGGCCGGCATGGGCGACCGCGACGAGGACGACCTCGTCTCGGGCGGCTACGAGGACGTCGCGATCGCGCTCATGCGCGGCATCGCGTACGACCAGAGCGCGCGGCTCATCCTCAACGTGCGGAACCGCGGCACGCTCGCGGCGCTCGACGCGGACGCCGTCGTCGAGGTGCCGTGCGTCGTCGACGCCTCGGGCGCGCATCCGGTCAAGGGCACCGAGCTGCCCGACTTCGGCGTGGGCCTCGTGACCAACGCGAAGTACGTGGAGCGGCAGACCATCGAGGCCGGCCTCGGCGGATCCCGCGCCGCTGCCGTCCGCGCGCTCGCGCACCACCCGCTCGTCGACTCCGTCACGGTCGCGCGCTCCCTGCTGGAGGACGCGATGCACGCGTTCCCGGCGCTCTCCTACCTCCGCTGA
- a CDS encoding alpha-mannosidase, with product MHQNQKLVQERILRALDERITPAVYSAKTPVTLRAWMAPDEPVPVAEAMRQEYAPFALGEPWGRAWSTWWFEVAGEVPAEWAGRTVELLIDPGFIGDWPGNQAECLVHTMDGVPVKGIHPRNTYVRLADEATGGEQVRFLVEAAGNPDILVNEFVPTPYGDKATAPAEPIYRFRQAELAVFEPEVWALRFDVEVLYQLLMELPEAEPRRHEVLRAIERALDVLAMDDIVGTAAAARAELADVLSRPAVPSAHTLSGVGHAHIDSAWLWPIRETKRKTARTFSNVLRLAEQYPDFRFACSQAQQYVWVKENYPTVFEGIKQAIADGTWYPVGSMWIEPDGNLPGGEAMIRQLTHGMRFFQEELGVETHGVWLPDSFGYTASFPQIAKLAGLDWFLTQKLSWNQTNTFPHHTFFWEGIDGSRIFTHFPPIDTYNSTLEAEETHHAVRQFREKGRATMSLAPFGYGDGGGGPTRDMMERQRRTADLEGSPKVVVEHPDEFFRKAEAEYPDAPVWVGELYLELHRGTFTSHAREKRGNRQAEHRLREAELWWTIAAVRTGADYPYEALDRLWKQTLLQQFHDILPGSSITWVHRENEEDYARSLAELDALVADAIARVTAQAVADGEGDGSGAFAVNSTGHARTALVEAPDGSALALVAVPGSGIAPLVAVEPVAPVVTTRADGGTVLDNGLLRVTLDARGLITSIVDLRHADRELVPAGRAANLLQLHEDIPTAWDAWDVDAHYRASRTDLVDAASVELVEDSELRATVEVVRQFGRSRIVQRVSLHADDARIHATADLDWLEDEKLLKVTFPLTIHAQHHSAEIQFGHVRRPTHTNTSWDEARFEVMAHRFVHVEEPGYGVALTNAQSYGHDITRSVGATGEVETELRISLVRAARSPDPVQDIGHHRFEYALVPGVGIEGAVDAGLEQNLPVRVVRPGTATDASAAVAAPSAVGSAPASDAAVPSSLPTAAGLVSVHGGTVRIEALKLADDGSGDVIVRLYESTGARAATRLEAHLAADRFTEVDVLERPLGEGFPRSIAFEPEADGRGVRLVLRAFQVITLRIHRA from the coding sequence ATGCACCAGAACCAGAAGCTCGTCCAGGAGCGGATCCTCCGCGCTCTCGATGAGCGGATCACCCCCGCCGTCTACTCCGCGAAGACGCCCGTGACCCTCCGCGCGTGGATGGCGCCCGACGAGCCCGTGCCCGTCGCCGAGGCCATGCGGCAGGAGTACGCGCCCTTCGCGCTCGGCGAGCCGTGGGGCCGCGCGTGGTCGACGTGGTGGTTCGAGGTCGCGGGCGAGGTACCCGCGGAGTGGGCCGGCCGCACGGTCGAGCTGCTCATCGACCCGGGCTTCATCGGCGACTGGCCCGGCAACCAGGCCGAGTGCCTCGTGCACACCATGGACGGCGTGCCGGTCAAGGGGATCCACCCGCGCAACACCTACGTGCGCCTCGCCGACGAGGCCACGGGCGGCGAGCAGGTGCGCTTCCTCGTCGAGGCGGCGGGCAACCCGGACATCCTCGTGAACGAGTTCGTGCCGACCCCGTACGGCGACAAGGCGACCGCGCCCGCCGAGCCCATCTACCGCTTCCGCCAGGCCGAGCTCGCCGTGTTCGAGCCCGAGGTGTGGGCGCTGCGCTTCGACGTCGAGGTGCTGTACCAGCTGCTGATGGAGCTGCCCGAGGCCGAGCCGCGCCGCCACGAGGTGCTGCGCGCGATCGAGCGCGCGCTCGACGTGCTCGCGATGGACGACATCGTCGGCACCGCGGCCGCCGCCCGCGCCGAGCTCGCCGACGTGCTCTCCCGCCCCGCCGTGCCGAGCGCGCACACCCTGAGCGGCGTCGGCCACGCCCACATCGACAGCGCCTGGCTCTGGCCCATCCGCGAGACGAAGCGCAAGACCGCGCGCACCTTCTCGAACGTGCTGCGGCTCGCCGAGCAGTACCCCGACTTCCGCTTCGCGTGCTCGCAGGCGCAGCAGTACGTCTGGGTGAAGGAGAACTACCCGACGGTGTTCGAGGGCATCAAGCAGGCCATCGCGGACGGCACCTGGTACCCGGTCGGATCCATGTGGATCGAGCCCGACGGCAACCTGCCGGGCGGCGAGGCGATGATCCGCCAGCTCACCCACGGCATGCGCTTCTTCCAGGAGGAGCTCGGCGTCGAGACCCACGGCGTGTGGCTGCCCGACTCGTTCGGCTACACGGCGTCGTTCCCGCAGATCGCGAAGCTCGCCGGCCTCGACTGGTTCCTCACGCAGAAGCTGTCCTGGAACCAGACGAACACGTTCCCGCACCACACCTTCTTCTGGGAGGGGATCGACGGGTCGCGGATCTTCACGCACTTCCCGCCCATCGACACCTACAACTCCACGCTCGAGGCCGAGGAGACGCACCACGCCGTGCGCCAGTTCCGCGAGAAGGGCAGGGCGACCATGTCGCTCGCGCCCTTCGGCTACGGCGACGGCGGCGGCGGTCCCACGCGCGACATGATGGAGCGCCAGCGCCGCACGGCCGACCTCGAGGGGTCGCCGAAGGTCGTCGTCGAGCACCCGGACGAGTTCTTCCGCAAGGCCGAGGCCGAGTACCCGGACGCGCCCGTGTGGGTCGGCGAGCTGTACCTCGAGCTGCACCGCGGCACGTTCACGTCGCACGCCCGCGAGAAGCGCGGCAACCGCCAGGCCGAGCACCGCCTCCGCGAGGCCGAGCTGTGGTGGACCATCGCGGCCGTCCGCACGGGTGCCGACTACCCGTACGAGGCGCTCGACCGGCTCTGGAAGCAGACGCTGCTGCAGCAGTTCCACGACATCCTCCCCGGCTCGTCCATCACGTGGGTGCACCGGGAGAACGAGGAGGACTACGCGCGCAGCCTCGCCGAGCTCGACGCGCTCGTGGCCGACGCCATCGCGCGCGTCACCGCGCAGGCGGTCGCGGACGGCGAGGGCGACGGATCCGGCGCGTTCGCGGTGAACTCGACCGGCCACGCGCGCACCGCGCTCGTGGAGGCGCCCGACGGATCCGCGCTCGCGCTCGTCGCGGTGCCCGGCAGCGGCATCGCGCCGCTCGTCGCGGTGGAGCCCGTCGCGCCCGTCGTCACGACGCGCGCCGACGGGGGCACCGTCCTCGACAACGGCCTGCTGCGCGTCACGCTCGACGCGCGCGGCCTGATCACCTCGATCGTCGACCTGCGTCACGCCGACCGCGAGCTCGTGCCCGCCGGCCGCGCCGCGAACCTGCTCCAGCTGCACGAGGACATCCCCACCGCGTGGGACGCCTGGGACGTCGACGCGCACTACCGCGCGAGCCGCACCGACCTCGTCGACGCGGCCTCGGTCGAGCTCGTCGAGGACTCGGAGCTGCGAGCGACCGTCGAGGTGGTCCGCCAGTTCGGGCGCTCGCGCATCGTGCAGCGGGTGTCGCTGCACGCCGACGACGCCCGGATCCACGCCACGGCCGACCTCGACTGGCTCGAGGACGAGAAGCTCCTCAAGGTGACCTTCCCGCTCACGATCCACGCGCAGCACCACAGCGCGGAGATCCAGTTCGGGCACGTCCGCCGCCCCACGCACACGAACACGTCGTGGGACGAGGCGCGCTTCGAGGTCATGGCGCACCGCTTCGTGCACGTGGAGGAGCCCGGCTACGGCGTGGCCCTCACCAACGCGCAGAGCTACGGCCACGACATCACGCGCTCGGTCGGCGCGACGGGCGAGGTCGAGACCGAGCTGCGGATCAGCCTGGTCCGGGCGGCGCGCTCCCCCGACCCCGTGCAGGACATCGGCCACCACCGCTTCGAGTACGCGCTCGTCCCGGGCGTGGGCATCGAGGGCGCGGTGGACGCGGGGCTCGAGCAGAACCTCCCCGTGCGCGTCGTGCGGCCGGGCACGGCGACGGACGCGTCGGCCGCGGTCGCGGCGCCGTCCGCCGTGGGATCCGCGCCCGCGTCCGACGCGGCCGTCCCGTCCTCGCTGCCCACCGCGGCGGGCCTCGTCTCGGTGCACGGCGGCACCGTGCGGATCGAGGCGCTCAAGCTCGCCGACGACGGCTCGGGCGACGTGATCGTGCGGCTCTACGAGTCCACGGGCGCGCGCGCCGCGACCCGGCTCGAGGCGCACCTCGCCGCCGACCGCTTCACCGAGGTGGACGTGCTCGAGCGCCCGCTCGGGGAGGGCTTCCCGCGGTCGATCGCGTTCGAGCCCGAGGCCGACGGCCGCGGCGTGCGGCTCGTGCTGCGGGCGTTCCAGGTGATCACGCTGCGGATCCACCGGGCCTGA
- a CDS encoding SDR family oxidoreductase produces MRVAVVGGGISGAAIARAVEERGGEARLLSRATGFDVLRDDPRQALVGVDAVVEATGLFTTSARRATRFFEGSTRAVGGAARQSGARHVLLSIVGCTLPEVQGYGYFAGKTAQEAAARATGADLAIVRSTQWHEFARQNLARMRFGPVALVPGMRIQPVALDAVAGVVADVALGARPGPVVEVAGPEVTTLWEMTRALEDPGARPVPLPIPGRLGRAFAGGALLPEPGVEVIGPRFADRGGR; encoded by the coding sequence ATGCGGGTGGCAGTGGTCGGCGGCGGGATCTCGGGGGCGGCGATCGCCCGAGCGGTGGAGGAGCGGGGCGGCGAGGCGCGGCTGCTCTCGCGCGCGACGGGGTTCGACGTGCTCCGCGACGATCCGCGCCAGGCGCTCGTCGGCGTCGACGCGGTCGTCGAGGCCACGGGCCTCTTCACGACGAGCGCGCGTCGCGCGACGCGGTTCTTCGAGGGTTCGACCCGGGCCGTCGGCGGCGCCGCGCGGCAGTCGGGCGCCCGGCACGTGCTGCTCTCGATCGTCGGCTGCACGCTCCCCGAGGTGCAGGGCTACGGCTACTTCGCCGGGAAGACGGCGCAGGAGGCGGCGGCGCGGGCGACGGGCGCGGACCTCGCGATCGTCCGCTCGACGCAGTGGCACGAGTTCGCGCGGCAGAACCTCGCGCGCATGCGGTTCGGGCCGGTGGCGCTGGTGCCCGGCATGCGGATCCAGCCGGTCGCGCTCGACGCGGTGGCCGGGGTCGTGGCCGACGTCGCGCTGGGCGCGCGGCCGGGGCCGGTCGTGGAGGTGGCGGGGCCCGAGGTCACGACGCTGTGGGAGATGACGCGCGCGCTCGAGGATCCCGGCGCGCGACCGGTGCCGCTGCCGATCCCCGGGCGGCTCGGCCGCGCCTTCGCCGGGGGCGCTCTGCTCCCCGAACCCGGCGTCGAGGTGATCGGGCCGCGCTTCGCCGACCGCGGCGGGCGCTGA
- a CDS encoding TetR/AcrR family transcriptional regulator, protein MGRREDLADAGVRLVARSGIRSLTHRAVDVEAGVPAGSTTYYARGRRELTALVVARITEQLEEDLRDLAVPAVLDDAAAVAVALAMLDRLAARADAQAVRLALLSELRDDPDLRAPLTSAAPVRAALVDTATGILTAIGVDDPGAHGVDLVGLVDALLLYRAADAAPLDAPRVLGAYVAGLPRR, encoded by the coding sequence ATGGGACGACGCGAGGATCTCGCCGACGCGGGCGTCCGGCTGGTCGCGCGGAGCGGCATCCGCTCCCTCACCCACCGCGCGGTGGACGTCGAGGCCGGCGTGCCCGCGGGATCCACGACCTACTACGCGCGCGGCCGCCGCGAGCTCACCGCGCTCGTCGTGGCGCGGATCACGGAGCAGCTCGAGGAGGACCTGCGCGACCTCGCCGTGCCCGCAGTCCTCGACGACGCCGCCGCGGTGGCCGTGGCGCTCGCGATGCTCGACCGGCTGGCCGCGCGGGCCGACGCGCAGGCGGTGCGGCTCGCGCTCCTGTCCGAGCTGCGCGACGATCCGGACCTCCGCGCCCCGCTCACCTCCGCCGCGCCCGTGCGCGCGGCGCTGGTCGACACGGCGACGGGGATCCTGACGGCGATCGGCGTCGACGATCCCGGGGCGCACGGCGTGGACCTCGTGGGCCTCGTCGACGCCCTCCTGCTTTACCGTGCGGCCGACGCGGCGCCGCTCGACGCGCCGCGCGTGCTCGGCGCCTACGTCGCGGGCCTGCCGCGCCGCTGA